One Anolis carolinensis isolate JA03-04 chromosome 4, rAnoCar3.1.pri, whole genome shotgun sequence DNA window includes the following coding sequences:
- the tmem276 gene encoding transmembrane protein 276 → MALALCRVLSAPAQGKNFPDVKKRHRFEDQADGSCSPIAVSAPMPSWAEAVLGLLSNLLLCAACLGSAVGTFQINRGASAGFLLQALVPLLDLAALVLSVDPLEPSSVAAEGSWVAAVLGLPLLAFGFHWLHGDSSAANAILGGALLLAAARGRFSEEGQALAGHSATAVTAITILIISVFTGNAYGMAGSLLVGLAGLLEGTLWTIWQKKDALRIIMAVANLALRKALQTQQQELEQGYGGLFASALD, encoded by the exons ATGGCGTTGGCGCTTTGTCGTGTGCTTTCTGCGCCTGCGCAAGGAAAAAATTTTCCTGACGTAAAGAAAAGACATCGCTTCGAAGAtcaggctgatgggagttgtagtcctataGCAG TGTCCGCCCCAATGCCCTCTTGGGCCGAAGCGGTGCTGGGCCTGCTCTCCAACCTCCTGCTCTGTGCCGCCTGCCTGGGCTCGGCTGTGGGGACCTTCCAG ATCAACCGTGGTGCCTCCGCCGGCTTCCTTCTCCAGGCGCTGGTGCCGCTGCTGGACCTGGCTGCGCTGGTGCTGAGTGTGGACCCCTTGGAGCCCTCCTCGGTGGCCGCAGAGGGGTCCTGGGTGGCCGCGGTGCTGGGCCTTCCTCTGCTGGCCTTCGGCTTCCACTGGCTGCACGGCGACTCCTCGGCGGCCAACGCCATCCTGGGCGGAGCGCTCCTTCTGGCCGCGGCCCGGGGACGCTTCTCCGAGGAAGGACAGGCCTTGGCTGGACACTCCGCCACCGCTGTCACCGCCATCACCATCCTCATCATTTCGGTCTTCACCGGGAACGCTTATGGGATGGCCGGCAGCCTGCTGGTTGGCCTCgccgggctcttggaaggaactCTGTGGACGATTTGGCAAAAGAAGGATGCTCTTCGCATCATCATGGCCGTCGCCAACCTGGCCTTGCGGAAGGCTCTCCAGACGCAGCAGCAGGAACTGGAGCAGGGCTACGGGGGCCTTTTTGCTTCTGCGTTGGACTGA